In Colletotrichum higginsianum IMI 349063 chromosome 3, whole genome shotgun sequence, a genomic segment contains:
- a CDS encoding Homeobox domain-containing protein encodes MLVTRQFDTTEQSHWSYSKFETPLQKSPTTPPRMSNQFEAPLPTPPEWQGQQYSYLSGPENNVFSQAYGVGNETSEATQPRTTAGATAQVDTHTKQQQQNTGLDSRGASDPLGLRQVKQPTPEDEPEDRQPQQQREQRQGSQPSEKTAETALLESAPLTEMQSQTMSSNSTSLAEQEAEAAAAAQMDNDEANLSKEDDDDVLDDDDMLDDGDGTPQTAAERTAARRKMKRFRWVNSCQDHDHNLEMGIPGTNMKDSLTHQQTRFLMSEFAKQPHPDAAHRERLSREIPGLSPRQVQVWFQNRRAKIKRLTADDRDRMIKMRAVPDDFDNVQALHSPYGAVHGLNTPMSSPMNFGTQSYADHMIRPLMVDVRRAEGGDEHMSSTGLSPGFGSIGFTPPGAMSSPDILSPMTPNSTGDHRYGYGSHLSPMGSGPRTSNPFARQGALENSMSMHRGQPSRPLQPLQLRETMSRSRSDIQSPLRSSMSWKGDAIDYNTYHHGAGGSPQLSGRQQSVYQPEQMSGPSSSGLPYESSSYSSRSHSHLSYRPDADRHADNGSPPGMNYSSFPQGPPSRLRGRASSGTLGLDLRNQYRPVGSVPPPGHGSAPRTASAQFASSAYTSSFPSAPLTAPVDFSLPRTPGPRPGGVQDYSMPQMSAPIAAPHDFSHAFHASMSSSNSRTPMRDTFGGGGGPMPPHHENQSTNSSEYQQQQQQHHQQQQQHHQQRGGDDYAQDFGALKRKRSYSGGAPAGPGPAPGPQAYGSTA; translated from the exons ATGCTTGTTACCAGGCAATTTGATACCACCGAGCAGAGCCACTGGTCCTACAGCAAGTTTGAGACTCCCCTCCAAAAGTCACCCACTACACCTCCACGCATGTCGAACCAGTTCGAAGCCCCGTTGCCGACGCCTCCCGAGTGGCAGGGGCAGCAGTACTCATACCTGTCGGGCCCCGAGAACAACGTCTTCTCTCAGGCGTACGGAGTCGGGAATGAGACTTCGGAAGCCACACAACCTCGCACTACAGCTGGCGCAACTGCACAAGTAGACACCCACACgaagcaacagcaacaaaaCACCGGCCTGGACAGCCGCGGAGCATCAGACCCTCTCGGCCTTCGCCAGGTGAAGCAGCCCACACCGGAGGACGAGCCCGAGGACAGGCAACCGCAGCAGCAAAGAGAACAGCGACAGGGATCGCAACCCTCAGAGAAGACCGCCGAGACGGCACTTCTGGAGAGTGCGCCCTTGACAGAGATGCAAAGTCAGACAATGTCCTCCAATTCGACCTCATTGGCGGAGCAGGAGGCTGAGGCGGCCGCTGCAGCCCAGATGGATAACGACGAGGCGAACCTGAGCaaagaggacgacgacgatgtgctggacgatgatgacatgctcgacgacggcgacggcacacCTCAGACTGCCGCCGAGCGTACGGCAGCGCGCAGGAAGATGAAGCGATTCCGGTGGGTGAACTCTTGCCAAGACCACGACCATAATCTCGAAATGGGAATTCCGGGCACTAACATGAAAGACAGTCTCACGCACCAGCAGACACGGTTCCTCATGAGCGAGTTCGCTAAGCAGCCGCaccccgacgccgcccacCGAGAGCGTCTGTCTAGGGAGATTCCTGGGTTGAGCCCCCGCCAAGTTCAAGTTTGGTTCCAGAACCG ccGAGCCAAGATCAAGCGTCTCACAGCCGACGACCGGGACCGCATGATCAAGATGCGCGCCGTCCCCGACGACTTTGACAACGTCCAAGCGCTTCACTCTCCCTACGGGGCCGTCCACGGTCTCAACACGCCCATGTCATCGCCCATGAACTTTGGAACGCAGTCGTACGCGGACCACATGATCCGGCCGCTGATGGTCGATGTCCGGAGGGCGGAGGGTGGCGACGAACACATGTCATCCACTGGACTGAGTCCCGGGTTCGGCAGCATCGGGTTCACACCGCCAGGGGCCATGAGCAGCCCCGACATCTTGTCGCCCATGACGCCCAACTCGACCGGCGACCACCGCTACGGATACGGCAGCCACCTCTCGCCCATGGGCTCCGGCCCCCGGACGTCGAACCCCTTTGCGCGACAGGGCGCCCTCGAGAACTCCATGTCCATGCACCGTGGCCAGCCGAGCCGGCCTCTCCAGCCACTCCAGTTGAGGGAAACTATGTCCCGGTCGAGGTCGGACATCCAGTCCCCCCTCCGCTCCAGCATGTCGTGGAAGGGCGACGCCATCGACTACAACACTTACCACCACGGAGCCGGCGGGAGCCCTCAGCTCAGCGGGAGGCAACAGTCGGTCTACCAGCCCGAGCAGATGAGCGGCCCGTCGAGCAGTGGCCTGCCCTACGAGTCGAGCTCGTATTCCAGTAGGTCTCACAGTCACTTGTCATACCGGCCCGACGCTGACCGCCACGCAGACAACGGCTCACCTCCCGGCATGAACTACTCGAGCTTCCCGCAGGGGCCGCCGAGCCGCCTCCGCGGCCGCGCCTCGTCAGGcaccctcggcctcgacctccgCAATCAGTACCGCCCCGTCGGCTCGGTCCCGCCTCCCGGCCACGGGTCCGCACCGCGcaccgcctcggcccagTTCGCCTCATCCGCCTACACCTCAAGCTTCCCCTCGGCCCCGCTCACGGCGCCTGTCGACTTCTCCCTGCCGCGCACCCCCGGGCCCCGAcccggcggcgtccaggaCTATTCTATGCCCCAGATGAGCgcgcccatcgccgccccCCACGACTTTTCGCATGCCTTCCACGCCAGCATGAGCTCCTCCAACTCGAGGACGCCCATGCGCGACacctttggcggcggcggcgggccgaTGCCTCCTCATCACGAGAACCAGTCCACCAACAGCAGCGAgtatcagcagcagcagcaacaacatcaccagcaacagcaacagcatcatcagcaacgaggaggagacgacTACGCACAGGACTTTGGCGCTCTCAAAAGGAAACGGAGCTACTCGGGCGGAGCGCCGGCGGGTCCCGGTCCCGCACCCGGGCCGCAGGCATACGGGAGCACGGCATGA
- a CDS encoding Anion exchange family protein encodes MGANPEEKSVLPTRHLTPGRRDATRADDNGAAAATGAGWWKVKLFRGMVNDIRRRAPFYVSDWVDAWDYRVVPATVYMYFANILPALAFSLDMFTSTGSTYGVNEVLLASVLGAVVFALLACQPLVIVGVTGPITVFNYTVYDIMKPTGVNYLAFMCWIGIWSLVFHWILAITNSCNWLRYVTRFPCDIFGFYVAFIYLQKGIQVLDRLGDAEPFYLSIVASLLVFMVAYACAGIGGSGLFHHHVRVFLKDYGTPLTLIFFTGFVHIGRMQPVHLEVLPTGIAFMPTADRSWLVDFWNIGVGDIFLAIPFAILLTILFWFDHNVSSLISQGTEFPLKKPAGFHWDLFLLGLTTGVAGILGLPFPNGLIPQAPFHTESLTVRKSQAELDDKGEFKGSYVIKASHVVEQRVSNLAQGLLTLGTMTGPLLVVLHLIPHGVLAGLFFVMGVQALEGNGITLKILFLLRDKRLTPPGHPLKQIRRRRAIWEFVAIELVGFGATFAITQTVAAVGFPVFIMLLIPIRASLLPRWFSADELNALDEPTASPFTMEGIGGAYGNADAGNDSDGTQVSGDSDGNGEGRPGPGNSDGVFAPAAAPGRSREDVAELGQSQSVESANPTTRRGRHAATAN; translated from the exons ATGGGTGCCAACCCCGAAGAAAAGTCGGTCCTGCCGACGCGCCACCTTACGCCCGGCCGCCGGGACGCCACCCgggccgacgacaacggcgccgctgccgctacCGGCGCAGGTTGGTGGAAGGTGAAGTTGTTCCGCGGCATGGTCAACGACATCCGCCGCCGGGCGCCCTTTTACGTCAGCGACTGGGTCGACGCCTGGGACTACCGCGTGGTGCCGGCCACGGTCTACATGTATTTTGCAAA CATCCTGCCAGCCCTGGCCTTCTCCCTCGACATGTTCACGAGCACGGGCTCGACGTACGGCGTCAACGAGGTCCTGCTGGCCTCcgttctcggcgccgtcgtgtTTGCTCTGTTGGCGTGCCAGCCCCtggtcatcgtcggcgtcacCGGCCCCATCACCGTCTTCAATTACACCGTGTACGACATCATGAAACCGACTGGCGTCAATTACCTTGCTTTTATGTGCTGGATCGGGAT ATGGTCCTTGGTGTTCCACTGGATCCTTGCCATCACCAACTCGTGCAACTGGCTACGCTACGTGACGCGCTTTCCCTGCGACATCTTTGGCTTCTATGTCGCCTTCATCTACCTCCAGAAGGGCATCCAGGTGCTTGATAGGctgggcgacgccgagcccTTTTAcctctccatcgtcgcctcGCTCCTTGTCTTCATGGTCGCCTACGCCTGCGCCGGGATTGGCGGCAGCGGTCTGTTCCACCACCACGTGCGTGTCTTTCTCAAGGACTACGGTACGCCTCTCACCCTCATTTTCTTCACCGGCTTCGTCCACATCGGAAGGATGCAGCCTGTTCATCTGGAGGTGCTGCCGACGGGCATCGCCTTCATGCCGACGGCCGACAGGAGCTGGCTCGTCGACTTTTGGAACATCGGTGTTGGAGACATCTTCCTGGCCATCCCGTTCGCCATCCTGTTGACCATTCTGTTCTGGTTCGATCACAACG TCTCTTCTCTCATCTCACAGGGGACCGAGTTCCCCCTCAAGAAGCCGGCCGGGTTCCACTGGGACTTGTTCCTGCTCGGCCTGACGACGGGCGTCGCCGGAATCCTAGGCCTGCCGTTTCCGAACGGCCTCATCCCCCAGGCGCCGTTCCACACCGAATCCCTGACGGTTAGAAAGTCGCAGGCCGAATTGGATGACAAGGGCGAGTTCAAGGGCAGCTATGTAATCAAGGCCTCCCACGTCGTTGAGCAACGCGTCTCGAATCTGGCCCAAGGTCTCCTTACGCTGGGCACGATGACGGGCCcgctgctcgtcgtcctccaccTGATCCCGCACGGCGTGCTGGCGGggctcttcttcgtcatggGTGTTCAGGCGCTCGAGGGCAACGGCATCACGCTCAagatcctcttcctcctgcgCGATAAGAGGctgacgccgccggggcACCCACTGAAGCAGatccgacggcggcgcgccaTCTGGGAGTTCGTCGCCATCGAGCTCGTCGGGTTCGGCGCAACCTTCGCCATCACCCAGACGGTTGCGGCGGTCGGCTTCCCGGTGTTCATCATGCTCCTCATTCCCATTCGTGCCTCACTGCTGCCGCGGTGGTTCTCGGCCGACGAGCTGAACGCGCTCGACGAGCCCACGGCGTCGCCTTTCACCATGGAGGGCATCGGTGGGGCGTACGGCAACGCGGACGCGGGCAACGACTCGGATGGGACGCAGGTGTCTGGAGACAGCGATGGCAATGGCGAGGGCAGGCCGGGACCGGGAAACAGTGACGGCGTCTTTGCGCCGGCAGCCGCGCCGGGCAGGAGCCGAGAAGACGTGGCGGAGCTCGGGCAATCCCAGAGCGTGGAGAGCGCGAACCCCACCACGAGAAGAGGTAGACACGCCGCCACGGCGAACTAA